A single genomic interval of Zingiber officinale cultivar Zhangliang chromosome 4A, Zo_v1.1, whole genome shotgun sequence harbors:
- the LOC121971320 gene encoding oryzain alpha chain-like encodes MASFVALLLLLLLAFSALAAVSAVPYPDILILSKQDGTVSGLNDEEVRMLYLEWRAKHRPAEKALDLDEYRLEVFKENLRLVEEHNAAADRGVHAFRLGMNQFADLTNEEFRARFLGNFSRLRRSASGKISSRYRLREGDDLPDSIDWREKGAVVPVKDQGQCGDCWAFSTVAAVEGINKIVTGNLISLSEQELLDCDTGNDGCDGGHMDVAFKFIIDNGGINSEENYLYTGEQGTCDTNKVDAHVVSIDSYENVPSNNEKSLQKAVANQPVSVGIETGENFKLYDSGIYTADCGTNLDHAVTIVGYGTENDKDYWIVKNSWGENWGESGYIRMERNIAERSGKCGIASMASYPTKGGANLLNNHAAASSSSSAPSLAKPLTACDSYYTCSGSTTCCCIYQQGNHCFTWGCCPLEGATCCNDHYSCCPRDYPICSVADGNCLMSKNSPLRVKASTRTAAIPNWVLSGSGGLKRSA; translated from the exons ATGGCTTCCTTCGtcgccctcctcctcctcctcctcctcgcgttCTCTGCCCTCGCTGCCGTCTCCGCCGTCCCCTATCCGGACATTCTGATCCTCTCCAAGCAAGACGGGACTGTCTCTGGCCTCAACGACGAGGAGGTGAGAATGCTCTACCTGGAGTGGAGGGCCAAGCATCGCCCCGCCGAAAAAGCCCTAGATCTGGACGAATACCGGCTCGAGGTCTTCAAGGAGAACCTCCGGTTGGTGGAAGAGCACAACGCGGCAGCTGACCGCGGGGTTCACGCCTTCCGCCTCGGGATGAACCAGTTCGCCGATCTCACCAACGAGGAGTTCCGGGCCAGGTTCCTCGGGAACTTCTCCCGGCTGAGGAGATCCGCCTCCGGGAAGATCAGCAGCCGGTACCGGCTGAGAGAAGGGGACGATCTGCCCGATTCCATCGATTGGAGGGAGAAGGGCGCCGTCGTCCCAGTAAAGGATCAGGGCCAATGCG GAGATTGTTGGGCGTTCTCTACAGTTGCTGCCGTCGAAGGCATTAACAAAATCGTCACTGGTAATCTGATTTCGCTGTCGGAACAGGAATTATTGGACTGCGATACTGGCAACGATGGCTGCGATGGTGGACACATGGACGTTGCGTTCAAGTTCATCATCGACAATGGTGGCATCAACAGTGAGGAGAACTACCTGTACACGGGCGAACAGGGGACTTGCGATACCAACAAG GTAGATGCTCATGTTGTGTCAATTGATTCGTATGAAAATGTTCCTTCCAACAATGAGAAGTCTCTCCAGAAGGCCGTGGCAAATCAACCCGTTAGTGTTGGTATTGAAACCGGAGAGAATTTCAAACTTTATGATTCG GGAATTTACACGGCCGACTGTGGAACTAACTTGGATCATGCTGTGACCATAGTAGGCTATGGCACTGAAAATGACAAGGACTACTGGATTGTGAAGAACTCATGGGGTGAGAATTGGGGGGAGTCTGGTTACATACGAATGGAACGGAACATTGCAGAGAGGTCTGGCAAATGTGGTATTGCCTCGATGGCTTCTTACCCCACAAAAGGAGGGGCCAACCTGCTCAACAACCATGCTgctgcctcttcttcttcctctgcgccTTCCCTTGCCAAACCTCTTACCGCTTGCGATAGCTACTACACCTGCTCCGGCAGCACCACATGCTGCTGCATCTACCAGCAGGGCAATCACTGCTTCACTTGGGGGTGCTGTCCGCTTGAGGGGGCGACCTGCTGCAACGACCACTACAGCTGCTGCCCCCGTGACTACCCGATCTGCAGCGTCGCCGATGGCAACTGCCTAATG AGCAAGAACAGTCCTCTTCGGGTGAAGGCTTCTACACGCACTGCTGCGATTCCCAATTGGGTTTTAAGTGGCTCAGGAGGTTTGAAGAGAAGTGCATGA